In a genomic window of Brettanomyces nanus chromosome 1, complete sequence:
- a CDS encoding uncharacterized protein (BUSCO:EOG09344CRY), which translates to MLKNISRVRFNGLRAFSTFRSLLNELTGNNTFGSILGQESGAGNSRTIPQSSTITANTIKTKKNTNMKTLKHILHCKFRKNNTFLTLTKVEVDMNYEHNNPNESFNEKVLYYLTLPQKVILSQSTGYVGFRKAQRGEYEASFQLTSHIFKLIRERHMLEDGQSLEIVVREFGKGRKAFFDALKGKEGMGIRDNVTKLSDLTAIKFGGVRSPSRRRI; encoded by the exons ATGCTCAAAAATATAAGCAGGGTCCGATTCAATGGATTAAGAG CGTTCTCTACATTCAGATCGCTACTCAATGAATTAACCGGCAATAACACTTTCGGGTCAATTCTAGGCCAAGAATCAGGTGCTGGAAACTCTAGAACTATTCCACAATCATCAACAATTACGGCTAATACTATAAAAACTAAGAAAAACACCAACATGAAGACTCTCAAACACATTCTGCATTGCAAGTTTAGGAAAAACAACACCTTCCTTACGTTGACGAAAGTGGAAGTGGATATGAACTATGAACATAACAATCCAAACGAAAGTTTCAATGAGAAAGTATTATATTATTTGACTTTACCACAAAAGGTAATCCTATCGCAGTCTACAGGATACGTTGGATTTCGAAAGGCTCAAAGGGGTGAATATGAGGCCTCATTCCAGTTAACTTCGCATATATTTAAACTTATAAGAGAAAGACACATGTTGGAAGACGGCCAGAGTTTGGAGATCGTGGTTAGAGAGTTCGGCAAGGGTAGAAAAGCATTCTTCGACGCTTTGAAGGGCAAAGAAGGAATGGGTATCAGAGACAATGTTACTAAGTTGAGTGATTTGACGGCTATTAAATTTGGTGGTGTCAGATCtccttcaagaagaagaatttga
- the RPL25 gene encoding 60S ribosomal protein L25 (BUSCO:EOG09344DH5): MAAETKAQSAKKGALKGSYSSKALKVRHSTTFRLPKTLKLARSPKYTKSVPHYPRLDAQTVIQQPITSETAMKKVEDANTLVFQVSIKANKYQIKQAVKELYEVEALKVNTLIRPNGTKKAYIKLTSDYDALDIANKIGYI, encoded by the coding sequence ATGGCTGCCGAAACTAAAGCTCAATCTGCCAAGAAGGGTGCCTTGAAAGGTTCATACTCTTCGAAAGCCCTAAAGGTGAGACACTCTACCACTTTCAGATTGCCAAAGACTTTGAAATTGGCAAGATCTCCAAAGTACACCAAGTCTGTTCCTCACTACCCAAGATTAGATGCTCAGACTGTGATTCAGCAACCTATCACATCAGAAACTGCCATGAAGAAGGTCGAAGATGCTAACACACTTGTGTTCCAGGTTTCCATTAAGGCTAACAAGTACCAAATTAAGCAGGCTGTTAAAGAACTATATGAGGTTGAGGCTCTCAAGGTTAATACCTTGATCAGACCAAACGGAACCAAGAAGGCTTACATCAAGTTGACTTCTGACTACGACGCTTTGGACATTGCCAACAAGATCGGTTACATCTGA
- a CDS encoding uncharacterized protein (BUSCO:EOG093424MI) — MSEEPSQESAEHSDTDQPEYVSVQEVEEVIDENDTGTPEAEDEPMDSTMNGGDNSEGTSGNGVTEKEQGNIEIDLSNNSVAYFDQHEDSIFTVATHPTLPLAATGGGDNATYLWTTHTSPTRFVGKLEGYTESVIASGFTSDGKYLITGDMTGKVLVHKAKKKGQIWTLFAELQQVEEVSWISVHPKQDIFAFGATDGSVWVYQMDESNSPTADLVFTGYSHSMDCTAGAFFDVDNTMGELKLLTVSEDGSIIGWNCYTQQQLFKLNSNQMKGLTPPWVTLDIYENSDHKIAAIGSRNSQVVIINLDAGTIVNVFTALELGPDANIYDASIEGISWCRCANLNLLAVGLVSGDVIIFDTHTWGVRKNMKCQDAVTKVVFFKDSAYLLGSSMDGKVYKWDARTGEVVHTYVGHHMGVLGFGIDCGNRLITAGDEGVSLVYDI, encoded by the coding sequence ATGTCCGAGGAACCTTCGCAAGAATCTGCAGAACATTCTGACACAGATCAACCTGAGTATGTATCTGTtcaggaagttgaagaagttatCGATGAGAATGATACAGGAACGCCAGAAGCTGAAGATGAGCCTATGGATTCCACTATGAATGGAGGTGACAATTCAGAAGGCACTAGTGGTAACGGTGTGACAGAAAAAGAGCAAGGGAACATTGAAATTGATCTATCCAACAATTCTGTGGCGTACTTCGATCAACACGAGGACTCCATCTTCACCGTTGCAACTCACCCTACTCTTCCATTGGCCGCCACTGGAGGAGGAGATAACGCCACATATCTATGGACTACGCACACCTCACCGACACGGTTTGTTGGAAAACTAGAAGGATACACAGAATCGGTGATTGCGTCTGGGTTCACTTCAGACGGCAAGTACTTGATTACCGGTGATATGACAGGTAAGGTGCTGGTTCATaaagccaagaaaaaaggtcAAATATGGACGCTATTTGCTGAACTTCAGCAGGTGGAAGAGGTTTCGTGGATCTCTGTTCATCCAAAGCAGGATATATTTGCGTTTGGCGCTACGGATGGTTCCGTTTGGGTCTACCAGATGGATGAATCCAATAGCCCCACTGCAGATTTGGTCTTTACCGGTTATTCACATTCTATGGATTGCACTGCAGGAGCCTTTTTTGACGTTGACAACACCATGGGTGAATTGAAGCTTCTTACGGTAAGTGAGGACGGATCGATCATTGGCTGGAATTGCTATACACAGCAGCAGCTATTCAAGTTGAACTCCAACCAGATGAAGGGATTGACTCCTCCTTGGGTAACACTTGATATATACGAGAATAGTGACCATAAGATCGCTGCCATTGGATCGCGTAACTCTCAAGTGGTCATCATAAATTTGGATGCAGGCACCATAGTTAATGTGTTCACAGCACTGGAACTTGGACCTGATGCAAATATATATGACGCTTCCATTGAAGGTATCTCGTGGTGTCGTTGTGCGAACTTGAACCTGCTAGCAGTCGGCTTAGTGTCTGGAGATGTTATTATTTTTGATACCCATACTTGGGGTGTGCGTAAGAACATGAAGTGTCAGGATGCAGTGACTAAGGTGgtatttttcaaagattctGCCTATCTTTTAGGATCATCAATGGATGGAAAAGTTTATAAATGGGATGCCAGAACCGGAGAGGTGGTTCATACTTACGTTGGTCATCACATGGGAGTTCTAGGATTTGGCATTGATTGTGGTAACAGATTGATTACTGCTGGGGATGAAGGTGTTTCTTTGGTATACGATATATAA
- the PRL1 gene encoding Protein pleiotropic regulatory locus 1 (BUSCO:EOG0934274R), with amino-acid sequence MTISSYERLKKDTKALFETPTAAALRNSLYNQKSNLAYEKCITNLSLYSQFSQLPGYLERKLNKHKNILEKLKEESPNANTKDDLGLPIIDGNQALVTRSTTTKSSALSKLQKNQILYKDRRSEDIFANDLIVPKLHKSNQKVTQHMKWKMFRVLMGHTGQVTALAFDPQNKYFVTGSSDRTIKIWNLASGQLQLTLTGHIMAVRGLVVSDRHPYMFSCSEDKSVKCWDLEKNKVVRDYHGHLSSVYTIDIHPTLDLIVTGGRDSSVKVWDIRTKLPVYTLTGHKNTVNKVYCRSTDPQIISCSMDSTVKTWDLVAGKCDKTLTYHSKSVRSFCCDETREEFISGSADGLKKFNLPSCEYLQEVDGLPHDQLNQGNLILNSNCCNNDGIMFVGADNGQYGFWDWESGTVFEQGTTIPVPGSLNSEKGILCSSFDRSGIRLVTGNVDKSVRVWKPVNE; translated from the coding sequence ATGacaatttcttcatatgAACGGCTGAAAAAGGATACGAAAGCATTGTTTGAAACGCCTACAGCGGCAGCTCTTCGGAACTCCTTGTACAATCAAAAAAGCAACTTGGCGTATGAGAAATGCATCACTAACCTATCTCTCTATTCTCAGTTTAGTCAGTTACCAGGTTACTTAGAGAGGAAGCTAAACAAGCATAAAAATATTTTAGAGAAactgaaagaagaatcgCCAAATGCAAATACAAAGGATGATCTAGGCTTACCGATCATTGACGGTAACCAAGCTCTAGTTACCAGATCTACTACAACTAAATCGTCTGCTCTATCGAAGCTGCAAAAGAATCAGATTCTTTACAAAGACAGACGCTCGGAAGACATTTTTGCAAACGATTTGATTGTTCCAAAGTTACACAAGTCGAACCAAAAGGTTACTCAACATATGAAATGGAAAATGTTCCGAGTGTTGATGGGGCACACTGGCCAGGTGACGGCGCTTGCGTTTGACCCTCAAAACAAGTACTTTGTTACGGGATCGAGCGATAGAACCATAAAAATATGGAATCTTGCGAGTGGCCAATTACAGCTCACACTAACAGGTCATATTATGGCAGTCAGGGGACTTGTCGTGTCCGACAGGCATCCTTACATGTTTAGTTGCTCGGAGGACAAATCAGTGAAGTGTTgggatttggagaagaataaggTGGTTCGTGATTATCACGGACACCTCAGTTCGGTTTATACTATTGACATTCATCCAACTTTGGATCTCATAGTAACAGGAGGTCGGGATTCTTCTGTGAAGGTGTGGGATATAAGAACCAAGCTTCCAGTGTACACGCTTACTGGCCACAAAAATACCGTCAATAAAGTGTATTGCCGATCTACGGACCCTCAGATTATCAGCTGCTCGATGGATTCTACTGTCAAGACATGGGATCTAGTTGCTGGCAAATGCGACAAGACTCTCACTTATCACTCGAAGTCTGTTCGAAGCTTCTGCTGCGATGAGACCAGAGAAGAGTTCATTTCAGGCTCGGCGGATGGACTTAAGAAGTTCAACCTACCAAGTTGTGAGTACCTACAAGAGGTGGACGGGCTACCCCACGATCAGCTCAACCAGGGTAATTTAATTCTTAACTCTAATTGTTGCAACAACGACGGAATCATGTTTGTTGGCGCAGATAACGGACAGTACGGATTCTGGGACTGGGAAAGTGGCACAGTATTCGAACAGGGAACTACTATACCAGTGCCAGGCTCGTTGAATAGTGAGAAGGGCATTCTTTGCTCGTCTTTCGATCGAAGCGGTATTCGACTTGTTACAGGTAACGTGGATAAGAGCGTGAGAGTTTGGAAACCGGTTAATGAATAA
- a CDS encoding uncharacterized protein (BUSCO:EOG09343UDI), giving the protein MASEYIRSTFSSLREYLTPVTHTSTFITTGEITPEEFVQAGDYLVYKFPTWQWSPAPESRRRDFLPQDKQFLVTRHVPSYVRAIDYEKGESSDNMDEFTDSLSPEEAWTSPQTKGIRRHCTPEDERRHSMEYVQMKESGDTVSGHSITTRSSGEGDIRAITPKITDESTSLGDEDFINDIDELIDDEAEEFIEGEHKNPENSREEIVNDPSKRSYDLYIAYSTSYRVPKMYMVGFDLNGAPLTPEQMFQDIASDYRHKTVTIEKAPFLTNTTSVSIHPCRHATVMRALMKMASKKIHNVDETQGILKGVSKLGLADAAQQTSSSTATTTTANAEADDEDWESLQDQPQSSIRVDQYLIIFLKFMASVTPGIEHDYTMDAL; this is encoded by the coding sequence ATGGCATCAGAATACATCAGATCCACATTCAGTTCGCTCAGGGAGTATCTCACTCCGGTAACCCATACTTCAACATTCATTACCACTGGAGAAATTACCCCGGAGGAGTTTGTTCAGGCAGGCGACTATCTTGTCTACAAGTTCCCTACATGGCAATGGTCTCCTGCGCCGGAAAGCAGGCGACGtgattttcttcctcaggATAAGCAATTTCTTGTTACGCGTCATGTTCCGTCGTATGTGAGGGCTATTGATTATGAAAAGGGAGAGAGTTCAGACAACATGGATGAATTTACAGATTCGTTATCTCCCGAGGAAGCGTGGACTTCACCGCAAACAAAGGGTATTCGGCGGCACTGTACGCCAGAGGATGAAAGACGTCACTCCATGGAATATGTGCAAATGAAGGAGAGTGGTGATACTGTTAGTGGACACAGTATAACGACACGTTCTTCTGGAGAAGGGGACATAAGAGCAATTACGCCTAAGATCACAGACGAGTCCACCTCCcttggagatgaagatttcATTAATGATATAGACGAATTGATTGACGATGAAGCGGAAGAATTCATTGAGGGTGAACACAAGAATCCGGAGAATTCACGAGAGGAAATTGTTAATGACCCAAGTAAGAGAAGTTATGACCTGTATATCGCTTACTCCACGTCATATCGTGTTCCCAAGATGTATATGGTTGGTTTTGATTTAAATGGAGCACCGCTAACTCCGGAGCAGATGTTCCAAGATATTGCTAGTGATTATAGGCATAAGACAGTAACTATTGAGAAGGCACCTTTTCTTACAAATACTACCTCTGTGTCGATACATCCATGTAGACATGCCACTGTTATGAGAGcgttgatgaagatggcatcaaagaagatacaTAATGTAGATGAGACTCAGGGAATACTGAAGGGCGTGAGTAAGTTAGGGTTGGCAGACGCTGCACAACAAACAAGCTCGAGCACAGCTACAACTACAACTGCCAACGCAGAGGCTGATGACGAGGATTGGGAAAGCTTGCAAGATCAACCACAAAGCTCGATCCGTGTGGACCAGTATTTGataatcttcttgaaatttATGGCCAGTGTGACTCCAGGAATTGAGCACGACTATACCATGGATGCGCTATAG
- a CDS encoding uncharacterized protein (BUSCO:EOG09340VAG) → MTPKRRRNSDVSTSARIKTKTTVKKKVAPKKTAHTTITSEVEHKKKKKKNNNNFFSTRRFIFIFGIVLGIVCAGYFGTKTVMDTDFLSDPDTYNRMTQYWEDWKDVLPQGLQSLLEESGKEEFHDPSASFAIGKLVKKKGYEAKHNVILVPGTTSSGIESWGLEGVEGCPSESYFRKRLWGSFFMVKTMVLDKDCWLKHVKLDPTTGLDPPGVKLRASQGFDAADFFITGYWIWNKIIQNLAVIGYGPDNMFSASYDWRLAYLDLEIRDGYFTRLKNNIETMQSVNGQKTVLLGHSMGAQVIFYFMKWVEADGEYFGNGGKHWVNDHIEAFVDISGCLLGTPKATVALLSGEMKDTIQMRGLGVQVLEKFFSRSERTELLQSWGGVVSMLPKGGDLIWGNQQGAPDDLLLQKGQDNSSGTLGNFIRFTDPTGEYSSRNLSIEESVDFLYEQGSHSFKKNALEHGSTGYATSEEELKDNNDKHNKWVNPLEVALPNAPDMKIYCFYGVGKPTERAYYYKEEEDKASAHLNVSVDMSRDVPVLFGEGDGTVSLMTHYMCYKWAEAGHNMYNPGNSNVTIVEIKDEPDRFDIRGGAKTADHVDILGSAALNELLLRVASGHGDGISNHYVTKLKDLALRIDATKFAP, encoded by the coding sequence ATGACTccgaaaagaagaagaaacagtgATGTTTCGACTTCTGCGAGAATCAAAACAAAAACTACCgttaagaagaaggttgcCCCTAAGAAAACTGCTCATACGACAATAACGTCAGAAGTAGAgcacaagaagaagaagaagaagaacaacaacaacttctttagTACTCGAAGATTCATATTCATTTTTGGAATTGTATTGGGAATTGTGTGTGCAGGATATTTTGGAACTAAAACGGTGATGGATACCGATTTTCTTTCAGACCCTGACACTTACAATCGTATGACGCAATACTGGGAGGATTGGAAGGATGTGCTACCACAGGGGCTCCAGTCGTTGTTAGAAGAGTCGGGAAAGGAAGAATTTCATGATCCAAGCGCGTCATTTGCCATCGGgaaattggtgaagaagaaaggataCGAGGCGAAACATAACGTGATTCTTGTTCCTGGAACTACGAGTAGCGGTATTGAAAGTTGGGGATTAGAAGGTGTAGAAGGATGCCCGTCAGAGTCTTATTTTAGAAAGAGGCTCTGGGGATCTTTTTTCATGGTCAAGACTATGGTTCTCGATAAAGACTGTTGGTTGAAACACGTTAAGTTGGATCCGACGACAGGATTGGATCCTCCTGGAGTCAAGTTGCGAGCTTCACAAGGCTTTGATGCGGCAGATTTTTTCATCACTGGCTATTGGATTTGGAATAAGATTATTCAGAATCTGGCTGTGATTGGTTACGGTCCTGACAATATGTTTAGTGCATCATACGATTGGAGATTAGCATATTTAGATCTGGAGATAAGGGATGGATACTTCACTCGGCTTAAAAACAACATCGAAACTATGCAGAGTGTAAATGGTCAGAAGACCGTGCTGCTTGGCCATTCGATGGGAGCACAGGTTATCTTTTATTTTATGAAATGGGTGGAGGCTGATGGTGAATACTTTGGTAATGGGGGAAAGCATTGGGTTAACGACCATATTGAAGCGTTTGTGGATATCTCTGGATGCCTGCTAGGAACACCGAAGGCTACAGTGGCATTGTTATCGGGAGAAATGAAAGATACCATTCAAATGCGTGGATTGGGCGTACAGGTACTAGAGAAGTTCTTCTCCAGAAGTGAAAGAACGGAACTGCTTCAATCTTGGGGAGGTGTTGTGAGTATGCTACCAAAGGGAGGAGATCTAATATGGGGGAATCAGCAAGGGGCTCCAGATGATTTGCTTTTACAGAAGGGACAAGATAACTCAAGTGGAACTCTTGGTAACTTTATCCGGTTTACCGATCCTACAGGAGAATACTCGTCGCGGAACTTGTCCATCGAGGAGTCTGTTGATTTCTTGTATGAACAGGGCTCTCACTCGTTCAAGAAAAATGCTTTGGAACATGGTTCGACGGGTTATGCCACCAGTGAAGAGGAGCTAAAGGACAACAACGATAAGCATAATAAATGGGTGAATCCATTGGAAGTGGCATTGCCAAATGCACCAGATATGAAAATTTATTGCTTTTACGGAGTTGGAAAGCCAACAGAGCGTGCCTACTACTataaagaagaggaggacAAAGCTAGTGCACACTTGAATGTATCTGTGGATATGAGTAGAGACGTGCCAGTTCTTTTCGGAGAAGGTGACGGTACAGTTTCTCTAATGACGCATTATATGTGCTACAAATGGGCTGAAGCTGGACATAACATGTACAATCCGGGAAATTCCAACGTCACTATAGTGGAGATTAAGGACGAACCTGATAGATTTGATATTAGAGGTGGAGCAAAGACTGCTGATCATGTGGACATATTAGGATCTGCAGCATTGAACGAACTTTTATTGAGGGTGGCGAGTGGCCATGGAGATGGAATCTCTAATCATTACGTGACTAAGCTGAAAGATTTGGCTCTCAGGATTGACGCTACAAAGTTTGCACCTTAG